One Panulirus ornatus isolate Po-2019 chromosome 16, ASM3632096v1, whole genome shotgun sequence genomic window carries:
- the LOC139753954 gene encoding transcription factor HES-4-like — protein MPSTTDKRGVEAKAAAAERRRTNKPIMEKKRRQRINDCLNQLKNLVLEGLKKDPSRYNKLEKADILEMTVRHVQALHRHESALSRQPPVDAAAKFRAGFAHCAAEVGKFLEGDTSVSAGQRSRILLHLADAMASLCTKSHSESPPLLNGSDPQLAPQPTPFDPIVVRGVSLVPARILTGQMAYLVPHGVTGTIASPPGELHHAPPSPPPSAASPSLSLASSPPSSPCRSPSPQPLDLAPIRHPEDEACWRPW, from the exons ATGCCCTCCACGACAGACAAACGGGGTGTCGAGGCCAAAGCGGCTGCGGCAGAGAGGCGACGGACCAACAAACCCATCATGGAGAAGAAGAGACGACAGAGGATCAACGACTGTCTCAACCAGCTGAAAAACCTGGTGTTGGAAGGACTCAAGAAAGAC CCTTCACGTTACAACAAGCTGGAGAAGGCAGACATCCTGGAGATGACAGTGCGGCACGTGCAGGCTCTCCACCGCCACGAGTCTGCCCTCTCGAGGCAACCCCCTGTCGACGCAGCCGCCAAGTTCCGCGCAGGTTTTGCCCATTGCGCAGCAGAGGTGGGCAAATTCTTGGAGGGAGACACGAGCGTGAGCGCGGGGCAGCGGTCTCGTATACTACTGCACCTGGCAGATGCCATGGCCAGTCTGTGCACCAAGTCCCACAGCGAGTCCCCTCCCCTTCTCAATGGCAGCGACCCTCAACTCGCCCCTCAGCCCACGCCCTTCGACCCTATAGTCGTCCGCGGAGTGTCCCTCGTCCCCGCCCGGATACTGACGGGGCAGATGGCATACCTCGTGCCCCATGGCGTCACAGGGACGATAGCCAGCCCCCCGGGGGAATTGCATCACGCCCCTCCATCGCCCCCACCGAGTGCTGCGTCCCCGTCCCTGTCCTTGGCGTCTTCGCCTCCGTCGTCCCCTTGCAGGAGTCCTTCGCCCCAGCCCTTAGACCTTGCCCCCATCCGTCACCCTGAAGATGAAGCCTGTTGGCGTCCCTGGTGA
- the LOC139753955 gene encoding uncharacterized protein isoform X2 — protein MTGVWSCVVVLVVSGLWTAESGSVYSVEGSTRDNSIKSHRKEYVKETVREKQQQQKPHGSRDAAEIIIDVIKTVLVAIQNDECMERMLCEVGSGLRHIEIIRLLLGLLEPYVPARYTHYATALKKGVWKLSNCNYRCGKISRRDEL, from the exons ATGACTG GAGtgtggagctgtgtggtggtgttggtggtgagtgggtTGTGGACGGCGGAGAGCGGGTCCGTGTACAGTGTGGAAGGCAGCACCAGGGACAACAGCATCAAGTCTCATAGGAAG GAGTATGTGAAGGAGACGGTGcgggagaagcagcagcagcagaagccccATGGCAGTCGAGACGCGGCTGAAATCATCATTGACGTCATCAAGACGGTGCTTG TTGCCATCCAGAATGACGAGTGTATGGAGCGGATGCTATGTGAGGTTGGATCGGGTCTGAGACACATCGAGATAATCCGGTTGCTGCTGGGGCTGCTGGAGCCTTACGTCCCGGCCAGGTACACGCATTACGCCACAGCGCTGAAGAAGGGCGTGTGGAAACTTTCGAACTGTAATTACCGGTGCGGCAAGATCTCGCGCCGCGATGAACTGTAG
- the LOC139753955 gene encoding uncharacterized protein isoform X1: MTAGVWSCVVVLVVSGLWTAESGSVYSVEGSTRDNSIKSHRKEYVKETVREKQQQQKPHGSRDAAEIIIDVIKTVLVAIQNDECMERMLCEVGSGLRHIEIIRLLLGLLEPYVPARYTHYATALKKGVWKLSNCNYRCGKISRRDEL, translated from the exons ATGACTG CAGGAGtgtggagctgtgtggtggtgttggtggtgagtgggtTGTGGACGGCGGAGAGCGGGTCCGTGTACAGTGTGGAAGGCAGCACCAGGGACAACAGCATCAAGTCTCATAGGAAG GAGTATGTGAAGGAGACGGTGcgggagaagcagcagcagcagaagccccATGGCAGTCGAGACGCGGCTGAAATCATCATTGACGTCATCAAGACGGTGCTTG TTGCCATCCAGAATGACGAGTGTATGGAGCGGATGCTATGTGAGGTTGGATCGGGTCTGAGACACATCGAGATAATCCGGTTGCTGCTGGGGCTGCTGGAGCCTTACGTCCCGGCCAGGTACACGCATTACGCCACAGCGCTGAAGAAGGGCGTGTGGAAACTTTCGAACTGTAATTACCGGTGCGGCAAGATCTCGCGCCGCGATGAACTGTAG